The following proteins come from a genomic window of Sardina pilchardus chromosome 13, fSarPil1.1, whole genome shotgun sequence:
- the tp53i13 gene encoding uncharacterized protein tp53i13 has product MTPQVVILLTGLCWTCCQSAVAWQLCDNGKFQLEQDLPHSLSLYCSGSFSEDSNQKLHVDHKSPPPSQPAKQVCMDTPIIYNTTIPNRGDHRPVGAQPGVYLYCPPQRWLNNLQHGSIVALHHPCTPERQRARLAALVQSCLPGYVMSTHPWLSTQRPVALVSWGRTLEMSHVTAPEVCDWLVSVSSNRPQQRGDPERSRGARYSLLLTRAAPPHRPKDSARDTQETTSQIDWLKNLRSCCEQTLSHHKDGEIQMEATDERIQRRERRAPLHGREEVLPDESHTQLSNETDLHGTQSSKLNDTFTHATDVLVETKRPAAAVPVQSTPRPRTAAAAAAAAANVSSPGETKEQVGAGAPKKEEEAPGTQEQEGHSNTGGGGGGGGGGGGGGHEQEKDKVTSAAKTRSRTHYSHAHSHGQTHRKTGAGRGTSGATSPRQRVREDTEEQRRLEERETEAPGVEVGVGLGLAGRGPAAADRLPTGRTDEAVWAAAALGFLLVLLTLSVLHTRLYRHWRTTPSLYWHDRTQDYDSVADVIRRRLKLAGRRKRRVGAGRRQEAPLITLSSTDEDSD; this is encoded by the exons ATGACTCCACAAGTGGTAATCCTGTTGACTGGACTTTGTTGGACATGTTGCCAGTCGGCAGTAGCCTGGCAGTTGTGTGACAATGGCAAG TTTCAGCTGGAGCAAGATTTGCCGCATTCATTGTCGTTATATTGCTCTGGATCGTTTTCGGAAGATTCTAATCAG AAGCTCCATGTTGATCACAAGTCTCCACCACCCTCACAG CCGGCTAAGCAAGTGTGTATGGACACACCCATTATATACAATACTACTATTCCAAACAG GGGAGACCACAGGCCTGTGGGAGCGCAACCTGGTGTTTACCTGTACTGCCCACCTCAGCGCTGGCTGAACAACCTCCAG caTGGCTCAATTGTAGCCCTGCATCACCCTTGCACTCCTGAGCGGCAGCGAGCTCGTCTGGCTGCGCTGGTGCAGTCTTGCCTGCCTGGTTACGTCATGTCAACCCACCCCTGGCTCAGCACCCAGAGG CCTGTCGCATTGGTCTCTTGGGGTCGAACTCTGGAGATGTCCCATGTGACTGCCCCTGAGGTCTGTGACTGGCTGGTCTCGGTGTCTTCCAACCGCCCGCAGCAGCGTGGTGACCCAGAGCGGAGTCGCGGAGCACGCTACAGCCTGCTGTTGACACGCGCGGCCCCTCCGCACAGGCCAAAGGATAGCGCACGGGACACGCAGGAAACCACATCCCAAATAGATTGGTTAAAG AACCTTAGGAGTTGTTGTGAACAGACCCTCTCCCATCACAAGGATGGAGAGATCCAGATGGAAGCTACGGATGAAAGGAtccagagaagagaaaggagagctCCGCTTCATGGGCGGGAGGAGGTCCTTCCAGACGAGtcccacacacagctcagcaaTGAGACGGACCTCCACGGCACTCAGTCCAGCAAACTGAACGATACGTTCACGCACGCTACAGACGTGCTTGTGGAAACCAAACGCCCTGCAGCAGCCGTGCCGGTGCAGAGCACCCCAAGGCCCCGaacggcggcggcagcggcagcagcggcggctaACGTCAGCTCACCTGGGGAGACAAAGGAGCAGGTGGGCGCCGGAGCAccaaagaaggaggaggaggcgcctGGGACTCAGGAGCAGGAAGGACACTCCAatactggaggaggaggaggaggaggaggaggaggaggaggaggaggacatgagCAGGAGAAAGACAAAGTGACGAGTGCTGCAAAGACAAGAAGCcgcacacactactcacacgcacactcgcacgGGCAGACCCACAGGAAGACGGGCGCGGGAAGGGGTACGAGCGGGGCCACCAGCCCCAGGCAGCGGGTACGGGAGGACACTGAGGAGCAGCGGcggctggaggagagggagacggaggccCCTGGCGTGGAGGTGGGGGTCGGGTTGGGATTAGCCGGCAGGGGGCCAGCGGCAGCTGACCGGCTGCCCACGGGGCGCACAGACGAGGCGGtgtgggcggcggcggcgctgggCTTCCTGCTGGTGCTGCTCACGCTGTCGGTGCTGCACACACGCCTCTACCGCCACTGGCGCACCACGCCCAGCCTCTACTGGCACGACCGCACGCAGGACTACGACAGCGTGGCAG ATGTGATCAGACGGAGGCTGAAGCTGGCAGGCCGGAGGAAGAGAAGGGTCGGTGCTGGCCGCAGACAGGAAGCTCCTCTCATAACCCTCTCAAGCACAGATGAGGACTCCGACTAA